In one window of Palaemon carinicauda isolate YSFRI2023 chromosome 2, ASM3689809v2, whole genome shotgun sequence DNA:
- the LOC137616301 gene encoding uncharacterized protein, translated as MWSPEVASVLSASNKTPPQNALPPSPPHSSGPRPLPIPQATPFDISQAPSLSIPQAPFPSPFLRPPPLPIPQASVPSPFLRPPPLPVPQAPVASPIPQAPVPSPFLRPTPFDISQAPSLSIPQAPSPPHSSGPHPFQFLRPPSPFFSPPVASPFLSGPFRIPQAPLFIFLRPHSLPISQAPVLSPFLRPLPFPFLRPLPHSSGPLPHFSGPFLPKSSSPPPLPITHMTPPSPFLKRASPPHSLNPIRKISFDKIEKGKLPDLFLTG; from the coding sequence GCCCCCGTCCCCTCCCCATTCCTCAGGCCCCCGTCCCCTCCCCATTCCTCAGGCCACTCCCTTTGACATTTCTCAGGCTCCTTCCCTCTCCATTCCTCAAGCCCCCTTCCCCTCCCCATTCCTCaggccccctcccctccccattcCTCAGGCCTCCGTCCCCTCCCCATTCCTCAGGCCTCCTCCCCTCCCCGTTCCTCAGGCCCCAGTCGCCTCCCCCATTCCTCAGGCCCCCGTCCCCTCCCCATTCCTCAGGCCCACTCCCTTTGACATTTCTCAGGCTCCTTCCCTCTCCATTCCTcaagccccctcccctccccattcCTCAGGCCCCCACCCTTTCCAATTCCTCAGGCCCCCCTCCCCATTCTTCAGCCCTCCAGTCGCCTCCCCATTCCTAAGTGGACCCTTCCGCATTCCTCAGGCCCCTCTTTTCATATTCCTCAGGCCCCATTCCCTACCCATTTCTCAGGCCCCTGTCCTCTCCCCATTCCTTAGGCCTCTACCTTTCCCATTCCTCAGGCCCCTTCCCCAttcctcaggtccccttccccatttcTCAGGTCCCTTCCTCCCCAAATCCTCAagtccccctcccctccccattaCCCATATGacccctccctcccccttcctcAAGAGAGCCTCCCCTCCTCATTCCCTCAACCCAATTCGGAAAATAAGCTTTgacaaaatagaaaaaggaaaacttCCTGATCTATTCTTAACTGGCTAA